In one Lolium rigidum isolate FL_2022 chromosome 3, APGP_CSIRO_Lrig_0.1, whole genome shotgun sequence genomic region, the following are encoded:
- the LOC124699615 gene encoding DNA-directed RNA polymerases I and III subunit RPAC2-like encodes MEHGSVTDSTSSTFSIMEEDHTLANSVRFVLNQDPRVAFCGYSIPHPADKKVNIRVQTTGDPAKDVMKDALQDLMVMGQHVRGTFDRAVADFKSNMPAEQMDVDSNQQ; translated from the exons ATGGAGCACGGTTCGGTCACGGATTCGACCTCGTCGACCTTCTCCATTATGGAGGAGGATCACACCCTCGCCAACTCCGTCAGATTTGTCCTCAACCAGGA CCCAAGGGTGGCattttgtggatatagcatccctcaTCCTGCTGACAAGAAGGTCAACATAAGAGTTCAGACTACAG GAGATCCAGCAAAGGATGTAATGAAAGATGCTTTACAGGACTTGATGGTGATGGGGCAGCATGTTAGAGGGACTTTTGACAGAGCAGTGGCTGATTTTAAATCAAACATGCCAGCAGAACAAATGGATGTTGATTCGAACCAGCAATGA
- the LOC124703519 gene encoding uncharacterized protein At4g06598-like, translated as MMMANPKLQKQALLPPRSPFPTVASPYADHGPISRPQGAAHHRFGHGHGHGHHQRTSSESIIEEQPSWLDDLLDEPETPVRRAGHRRSSSDSFALFDGSAASGSFANSFEEMGGGGQAAPWGGVQEYYAKPTSYVRPQGRPWEQGMPNLAGYRPGPPMPVREKVGGHHGPPSGLRDHEHAMDKRALDELGIERKEGVLPKYAQSEADTKRAKQQYAQRSRVRKLQYIAELEGKVQSLQSEGIEVSAEMEFLNQQNIMLDLENKALKQRLESIAQEQVIKRVQQEMFEREIGRLRSLYQQQQQPPQPGTLGRSNSRDLDSQFANMSLKHKDTNSGRDTISGPLRT; from the exons ATGATGATGGCGAACCCGAAGCTCCAGAAACAGGCGCTGCTGCCTCCTCGCAGCCCTTTCCCGACGgtggcgtcgccgtacgcggaccACGGCCCGATCTCCAGGCCACAGGGTGCCGCGCACCACCGCTTCGGGCATGGCCACGGCCATGGGCACCACCAGCGCACCTCgtctgagagcatcattgaggagCAGCCGTCGTGGCTCGACGACCTCCTCGACGAGCCCGAGACACCTGTGCGCCGTGCCGGGCACCGCAGGTCGTCGAGCGACTCATTTGCACTGTTTGATGGAAGTGCTGCATCTGGCTCATTTGCCAATAGTTTCGAGGAGATGGGCGGAGGAGGGCAGGCTGCGCCATGGGGCGGCGTGCAGGAGTACTATGCCAAGCCAACCTCATATGTGAGGCCCCAGGGCCGGCCGTGGGAGCAAGGCATGCCGAATTTGGCAGGTTACAGGCCAGGCCCGCCGATGCCGGTGAGGGAGAAAGTTGGTGGGCATCACGGGCCACCAAGTGGGTTGAGGGATCATGAGCATGCCATGGACAAAAGAGCTCTTGATGAACTCGGGATAGAGAGGAAGGAGGGTGTGCTGCCAAAGTACGCACAGTCGGAAGCGGACACCAAGCGTGCTAAACA GCAATATGCGCAGAGGTCTCGTGTTCGGAAGCTCCAGTATATTGCAGAGCTTGAGGGTAAAGTCCAATCATTACAG TCAGAAGGGATAGAAGTGTCTGCTGAAATGGAGTTTCTTAATCAACAAAATATAATGCTAGACTTGGAAAATAAAGCCTTGAAGCAAAGGTTGGAGAGTATAGCTCAGGAGCAAGTAATTAAACGTG TTCAACAGGAAATGTTTGAGCGGGAAATTGGCCGTCTCAGGTCGTTGtatcagcagcagcaacagccacCGCAACCTGGTACTCTTGGTCGTAGTAACAGTAGAGACCTTGACTCGCAGTTTGCGAACATGTCTTTGAAACACAAAGACACCAACTCTGGGCGCGATACCATCTCTGGCCCTCTTCGTACTTAG